From the genome of Corallococcus macrosporus DSM 14697:
CTCCTTCTCGCGCTGCTGCATGCGCTCGTAGCTCATCGCCTTGTGCTTGCTGGCATTCGCCTTCAGCTTCGTGCCGTCCAGCGCCACGTGCCCCAGCTTCACCAGCCCCGCCTTCTGGCACAGCGCCAGCACCTGCACGAAAAGTCCCGCCAGCACGTCCAGGTGCTGGCGACGGAACTCGCTCACGCAGGTGTGGTCCGGGTGCTGCCCCGCGGCGATGACTCGGAAGGCGACGTCCTCGTACGTCTTCTTCTCAATCCTGCGCGAGGAGGCCACTCCCACGCAGTAGGCGTACAGCAGCAGCCCCACCATCATCCGCGGGTGGTGCGGCGGATAGCCACGCAGCTCCCGCTCATACCGGGCCAGCAGCGGCCTGAGGTTCAGCTCCGCCACCGTGTCCAGGATGAAGTACGCCAGGTGCCCGGCCGGCAGCCAGTCTCGGGGCGAGGGCGGCAGCAACTCCGACTGCTCGGGTGCGTAGGGGCGGAAGACCTTGCTCATGCGTAGGCAAGCGCATCACGCCCTTGCCTACGCCTCAAGTAGGTTCTTGCCGTTACTCCAACACGCTCCTAGGCGGCCACGCGCAGGTCCTTGAGCCGCAGGGACAGCTTGCGCTGGCCTCGGAAGGTGTCGAAGCCGGCCTGGAAGGCCAGGTCCACCGGGCCATCCACCAGCGTGGCCCGGTCCGCCATGTTGAAGCCAATGGCGTCCAGCTCCGGCGCGTCCATCAGGGCCAGCTTGAGGTGTCCGCTGCCGGTGCCGGACTTGGGCTGCAGCACGCGCGGGCGGGCCACCTGCCGGCGCAGCACCAGCACGGGCTCCGGGTTGCCCTGGCCGAAGGGCCCCAGCCGCTGGAGCGACTCCACGGCGTGCGCGTCCAGTTCGTGGGGGTTCACCACCGCGTCCACGCGGCAGCGCGGAATCAGGTCCTCCGGCGTCAGGCGCTGGTGGGCAATCTTCTCGAAGGCCTCCCGGAAGGCGGGCAGCCGGTCCGCGTCGATGGTGAGCCCCGCGGCGTGCTTGTGGCCGCCGAAGCGCGTCAGCAGCTCCGCGCAGCCACTGAGCGCGTCGTGCAGGTGGAAGGCCTCGATGCTGCGCGCCGAGCCCTTCCCCACGCCGTCCTTCACCCCCACCATGACGGTGGGCCGGTAGAAGCGCTCCACCACGCGCGAGGCGACGATGCCGATGACGCCCGGGTGCCAGCCCTCGTCGTACAGCACCAGGCCGCGCGCGTCCTTCAGCGACTCCGCCTGGGCCAGCGCCTGCGTGAGGATGCTGCTCTCGATGCCCTGGCGCTCCGCGTTGGCGCGGTCCAACACCGCGGCCAGCGAGCGCGCCGTCTCTGGCGACTCCGAGCACAGCAACTGGAGCCCCAGCGAGGCGTCATGGAGCCGGCCCGCCGCGTTGATGCGGGGCCCCAGGCGGAAGCCCACCTGGCCCGCGGTGACGGAGGCGTCCGGATCCAGGCCCGCCACCTCCTTCAAGGCGCGCACGCCCGGACGGCGGGCCGCGCTCAGCTCCTGGAGGCCGTGGGACACCAGGATGCGGTTGGCGCCGGTGAGCGGCACCACGTCCGCCACCGTGGCCAGCGCCACCAGGTCCATCAGGGCGCGCAGGTTGGGCTCCTTGCGGCTGGCGAAGAAGCCCTCGTCGCGCAGGCGCTTGCGGAGGCCCATGCAGAAGTTGAAGGCCACACCCGCGGCGCACAGCGCCTTCGTCGGGTACTCGCAGCCGGGCTGGTGCGGGTTGAGCACCGCCACCGCGGGCGGCAGCGTGGGCGGCACCGTGTGGTGGTCCACCACCAGCACGTCCAGGCCCAGCTCCCTGGCGCGGGTAATCTCCGCCACCGAGGTGATGCCGCAGTCCAGCGTCACCAACACCCGCGTGCCCTCCGCGGCGATGCGCTCCACCGCGTTGACGTTGAGGCCGTAGCCCTCATCCAGCCGGTGGGGGATGTACGTGGCGGGCGGCGCGCCCAGCTCCTTCATGAAGAGGTAGAGCAGCGACGTGGAGCAGACGCCGTCCACGTCGTAGTCGCCGTAGAGCGTCACCTTCTCCCGCGAGCGAATCGCGCGGATGAGGCGGTCCACCCCCGCCGGCATCCCCTTCATCCGGAACGGGTCCGGCAGGTCCGCGAGCCGGTCGGACAGGAACGCCGACGCGGACTCCGGGGTGCGGTAGCCACGGTGCAGCAGCACCTTCGCCGCGAGCGGGTGCAGTGACAGCTCTCCCGCGAGGGACGCCACCTCCTGCTCGACCACATCTGGAAGCAACCACCGCACGCTCGGCACCCCTCCTCGCCTTCTCCAACAGGGAGTTGGCGGGATGAATTGGCTACGAAGGCGACAGTACCTCAGACGTCTGACCAGGACAGTCCAACCTTGAGCCCGACACTTCCCCTCCTGCACGGGCGTTCAGCCAAGCGCACGCATGGTGGCTCGCTGCTTCACGCGCCGTCGGCCAGGTGTGCGCAGGTTCAAACGCACACCCGAAAACAGTGAGGTCGAGCATGCATCCAAGAGGCATCCGGGCCGCCACGCTGGCCCTGGCATTCGCCGCGCTGGGCACCGCGGGTCCGGCGGCGGCGCAGGAGCGGCGCGAGGGCAAGCGCGGTGACGTGAATGTGTTCCTCCGCGGCGGCGTGGGTGATTACACCGGAGGCCTGGGCGACCTGACGAGCACGGGCCCGGCGTGGGGCGTGACGCTCAACGTCCAGCCCACCACCTTCCTCGGCTTCGAGCTCGGCTACGAGGGCTCGCGCAACGGCATCACCGACGGCCGCCTGCTGGAGCAGCCGGCGCTCATCCGCCAGGGCGGCAGCGCGCTGCTGAAGGTGTCGCCGCCCTTCCTCACCGCCATCCGCCCCTTCGTGGGGGCGGGCCTGGGCGTCTCCTTCATGGACGTCAGCGGCCCCGCGGAGAGCCTGTACGCGTCGGACACGATGCCGGAGGTGCCGCTGGCCGCGGGCGTGGAGTTCAACCGCGGCGCGCTCACCGCGGGCATCCGGACCACGTACCGTGTCCTCCTCAGCGAGGGCTGGGCGGACGGCGCCGTGGAGGACACCAACGGCGGCCTGCTGGACGCCTCGCTCACGCTGGGCGCGCGCTTCTGACGGGGCCCTTGAAACACCCAGGGCCCTGCTTCCGGTGAAGGAAGAGGGCCCTGGTCGCCAGCCCTCCCTCAACGGGAAGGCCTCGGGTCCGCGCGGCTCAGGCCGCGTTCGGCTGCTGGTGGTCCACGTTGCCGCTGGCGCGCAGACGGGCTTCCTTCGCCGCGGCGCGCTCGTCCAGCCAGATGGTCAGCGGGCTGGCGATGTAGATGGTCGAGTACACACCGACCACGATGCCGACCAGCATCGCCATGGCGAAGTCGAAGATTTCGCCCACGCCGAAGATGAGCAGGCCGATGAGCGACAGCGCCGTGGTGCCGGACGTGAGGATGGTGCGGCCCAGCGTGTCGTTGATGGCGATGTTGATGACCTCCGCGAAGGGCTTGCCCTTGAACTTGGCCATGTCCTCGCGGATGCGGTCGTAGATGACGATGGTGTCGTTGACGGAGTAGCCCACCACCGTCAGCAGCGCCGCGATGGCCGTCAGGTTGAACTCGCGCCGGCTCACCAGGTAGTAGCCCGACACCATGATGACGTCGTGGACCATGGCCACGAGCGCGCCCGGACCGAACTTGAAGTCGAACCGGAACGCCACGTAGATGAGGATGGCGACCATGGAATACAGCAGCGCCATGATGCCGCGGTTGCGCAGCTGCTTGCCCACCTGCGGGCCCACGTAGTCCACGCGGCGCTGCTCGAAGTCCGGCTTCTCCAGCCCGGCGCCAAGCGCGGCGACCACGCGGTCCGCCATGCCGCTGGCCACCACCTGGTAGTCGTAGCCCGTGCCGCCCTGGGCCTCGCCCAGGTCACGCACTTCCTGCACGCCGATGCCCGCCGACTCCACCGCCTTCGTGACGGCGGCGGCGTCCATGGGCTGCTCCGAGCGGAAGCGGATGATGCCGTTGGCCAGGTCCGAGTAGACGTTGCGCACGCCGCCGAGCGCCTCCAGGGCCTCCTTGCCCTTGGCGCCGCTCTCCTCGTTGAGCTGCGTGACGCCGCCCATGCGGATGAGGAAGGTGTTCTCATCCGCGGCGCCGATGTTCTGCACGCTGACGTCCGGCAGCCCGCCCTTCTCCGCGCGCTCACGGACCTCCTGGGCGGTGACGGGGTGGTCGAACTTCACCTCCACCACCGTGCCACCCGCGAAGTCCACGCCGAAGTTGAAGCCGAAGGCGGCGATGCCGACGATGATCGCCAGGTTCAGCAGCGTGGAGAGAAACAGCGCGGGCTTGCGCTTGCTGATGAAGTCGATGTTCGTCTTGTTCTTGAGAATCTGCATGACGGTTCCCGGACTCCGGCCGGTCAGACGGAGACGACCTTCGCGTTACGACCGTGGACGAAGTAGGTCATGATGACTCGCGTCACCGTGATGGACGTGAACAGCGACGCCAGCAGGCCGATGATGAGCGTGGTGGCGAAGCCCCGCACCGGCCCGGTTCCCGTGAAGAACAGGATGAAGGCGGAGATGAGCGCCGTCACGTGCGAGTCGAAGATGGTCCAGAAGGCCCGGTCGTAGCCCTGGTCCACCGCCGCCCGGGCCGACTTTCCGTGGCCCAGCTCCTCGCGGATGCGCTCGTTGATGAGCACGTTGGCGTCCACCGCCACGCCCAGCGTCAGCACGAAGCCGGCGATGCCCGGCAGCGTCAGCGTGGCGTTGAAGAAGGCCAGTCCCGCCAGGATGAGCAGGCCGTTCAGCAGCAGCGCGATGTCCGCGATGAGGCCGGAGGCCTTGTAGTAGAGCGCCATGAAGAGGACGACCAGGCCCAGGCCGAGCACCGCCGCCAGGCCGCCCTTGCGGATGAGCTCGTCACCCAGGCTGGCGCCCACCTGACGAATCTCCCCCACCGTCACCGGGGCCGGCAGCGCGCCCGCCTTCAGCACCAGGGCCAGCGTCTGGGCCTCGCCCAGCCACTCCTCGAAGGTGCGGCCGCCCATGCGGCCCATGGTGATGCGCGCCGAGCCGCCGCTGATCTTCTCGTTGATGTTCGGCGCCGTCTGGACGTTGTCGTCCAGCACGATGGCCATGCGGCGGCCGACACCGGCCTCGGTGAGCCGCTCGAACTCACGCGCGCCCGCGGGGTCGAAGGAGATGTTCACCTCCGGCTCGTTGAGCTGGCTGATGTTCGCGTCCGCGCCCGCCAGGCTCTCGCCGGTCAGCGGCACGTTCCTGTCCAGCAGGTAGGAGCGGTACGAGGTGCACTCGTTCTTCTTCACCGGGTTGGCGATGCACTCGGTGAGCACCACCCGGTTCTCCGGCACCTTGTCCTGGGTGTAGCTGATGATGGCCTCGCGCGTGGGGGCCTGGAGCTGCGGGAAGCCGCCCTCCGTCGTCAGGGTGATGTCGCTGCCCTCCGGCGGCGGGGTGGCCTGCAGGAGCTGCGCGAAGAACTGCGGGTTGGAGTCATCCACCATCCGGAACTCGAGCTGCGCGGTGGTGCCCACCAGCTCCTTCGCCTGCTCCGGGTTGCTGCGGCCCGGCAGCGAAATCTGGATGGAGTCGGAGCCCAGCTTGCGCACGTCCACTTCCGCCACGCCCCACTTGTCGATACGGCGGCGGATGACGAGCATCGCCTGGTCCACCGCTTCGGTGCGGAAGACGTTGGCCTGGCTCTCGTCCTGCACCAGCGTCAGGGCGGCGCCGCTGCGGCTGACTTCCTTGAAGTCGGTGAAGGTGGCCAGGACCTCCTTCTGGATGGCGTCCATCGTCGCCGGGTCCTTGGCCGTCAGGGTGACCTCGAGCTTCTCCGGGTCCGTGTCCGCCGTCACCTCGCCCAGCTTCTTGTCATTGACGTAGTTGACAATCTGCTGCGCGCGGCGCTCGGTCCGCTTCTGGAGCGCCGTCTTGGTGTCCACCCGCATCACCATGTGGATGCCGCCCTGGAGGTCCAGCCCCAGGTTCAGGCGGTACTTCGCGGGGGGCGCCCAGCTCGGCATGCGCTCCTCGAGCACCGCCAGGTTGTTGCGCTGGTCCCGGTCGAGCACGACGAGCGAGTAGTACGTCGGGATGAGGAACCAGATGGAGCCCAGCGTCACCGCGACGATGAGTCCGAACTTCCACCACCAGCCGCGGTCCATTACTTCTCCTCCTTCTTCTCAGCGGCCGCCGCCGCCGAGGCCGCGGCTTCCGCCACCATGCCCTTCGCGCTGATGGCCGTCTTGAGCACGCGGATGCGCACGCCGCTGGCGACTTCCAGCGTCACGGTGCGCTCATCCACGAGGTGAATCTTCCCGAGGATGCCCCCGGAAGTGACGACCTCATCACCCTTCTTCAGCGCGGAGAGGAGCGCACGGTGCTCCTTCAACTGCTTCTGCTGGGGGCGGATCATCACGAAGTACATGATGCCCACCAGGATGACCAGGAAGCCCAGGGTGCCCAGCGGATTGCCACCGCCGGCCTGCGCCAGAATCAGAAAGCTCTCAGCCACACACTGCCTCGTCGGTTGAGGAAAGCTTGGGATGGGAGGCCCCCCATTTTGTCCGAGGAACCCATCCGAAAGGGGGCCCTCTTAGCAAGGGGGGCCCATGTGAGCAAGTGAACGCGGGAAGCCGGGCAATCCATCCGCCCGGTCAGCGACCGCGGGTCCGTTCGGCCTCCTGTGCCCTGGCGCGGGCACGGAAATCCCGGGCAAAGGCGGCGAACCGGTCCTCTGCCACCGCGCGCCGGACTTCTGCCATCAGTCCCAGGAAGTAGTGGAGGTTGTGAATCGTGTTGAGCCGCATGGCCAACAGCTCCTGGGCGGCGAAGAGGTGCCGGAGGTAGGCCCTGCTGAAGTTGCGGCAGGTGTAGCAGGCGCACGCAGGGTCCACCGGCCGCGGGTCCCGGGCGTAGGCCGCGTTCCGGATGACGACCTTGCCCTCCGAGGTGAAGAGCAGGCCGTTGCGCGCGCACCGGGTGGGCAGGACGCAGTCGAACATGTCCACCCCGTGCTCCACGCAGGTGACCAGGTCCACGGGCGTGCCCACGCCCATCAGGTAACGCGGCTTGTCGCGGGGCAGCAGGGGCGCCGAGTAGGCCACGCCGTCGTGCATGGCCTCCGGCGCCTCGCCCACGGAGTAGCCGCCCAGGGCGTAGCCGGGGAGGTCCACCGCGCACACCTCCTCGGCGTGGCGCTTGCGCAAATCCTCGTGCAGGCCGCCCTGGACGATGCCGAACAGCGACGAGCGCTCGCGGCTCCAGGCCTTCACGCACCGGTGCAGCCAGCGCGTGGTGCGGGCCAGGGAGGCCTCCAGGTAGGCCCGGTCCTCGGTGGAGGGCGGGCACTCGTCGAAGGCCATGATGACGTCGGCGCCCAGCGTCTCCTGGATGTCGATGGAGCGCTCGGGCGTGAGGAAGTGCCGCGCGCCGTCCAGGTGCGACTGGAAGGCGGCGCCCTCCTCGGTGATCTTGCGCTTCCCGGACAGGCTGAACACCTGGAAGCCGCCGCTGTCGGTGAGCATGGGCCGGTTCCACGACACGAAGCGGTGCAGGCCGCCCAGCTCCCCCACCAGCGCCTCGCCGGGGCGCAACATCAAGTGGTAGGTGTTGCCGAGGATGATCTGCGCGTCCAGCGTGAGCAGGTCATCTGGCCCCACGCCCTTGACGCTGCCCACGGTGCCCACGGGCATGAAGATGGGCGTCTCCACGGGGCCGTGCGGGGTGTGCAGCCGTCCCCGGCGGGCCTTCGTTCCGGACGCGTCCTCGTGGAGGAGCTCGAAGCGGACCATCCCCGGCTCCACGCGGGTGTCGCCCTTGCCACCTTGCTGCTTCACTTCCTGCTGCTCGCCCATGGCGTTCACTCCGACACCAGCATGGCGTCGCCGTAACTGAAGAACCGGTAGCCCGCGCGGACCGCCTCCGCGTAGGCCTCCAACGTGCGCTCCCGTCCGAGCAGCGCGCTCACGAGCACCACCAGCGTCGAGCGCGGCAGGTGGAAGTTGGTGAGCAGCAGGTCCACCTGGCGGAAGGCGAAGCCGGGACGGATGAAGAGCGTTGTCTCACCGGGGCCCGCGCGCAGCCGCCCCGTCTCCGCGTCGGTGGCGGACTCCAGGGTGCGCACCACGGTGGTGCCCACGGCCACCACGCGCCGGCCTTCCGCGCGCGCCGCGTTGACGGCCATGGCGGTGGACTCGGGCACGGTGTAGCGCTCCGGGTGCATGTGGTGCTTGTCCAGGTCGTCCTCGCGCACCGGCAGGAAGGTGCCCGGCCCCACGTCCAGCGTCACCAGCGCCCGGTGGATGCCGCGGGCCTCCAGCGCCGCCAGCGTCTCCTGGGTGAAGTGCAGCCCCGCGGTGGGCGCGGCCACGGCCCCGGAGGCGCGCGCATAGACAGTCTGGTAGCGCTCCGCGTCCGTCGCGTCCGGCTCCCGGGAGATGTAGGGCGGCAGCGGCAGGCGCCCCGCCGCGTCGAGCAGCTCGGCCAGCGAGGTGCCCGCGGGCGCCTGGAAGCGCACGCGGTACTCCCCGCCTCCCAGCGCCTCCTGGATTTCGGCCTCCAGGCCGCCCGCGAAGCTCACGCGCTGCCCGGGCTTGAGCCCCTTGGAGGCCTGCCCCAGGCAGACCCAGTCGAGCGACTCGGGCGCCTCCCCGAGCGC
Proteins encoded in this window:
- the queA gene encoding tRNA preQ1(34) S-adenosylmethionine ribosyltransferase-isomerase QueA codes for the protein MSSRLSDYDFALPESQIAQAPLAERDASRLMTVSRSSGAWSHRRFADLQELLRPGDVLVLNDARVIPARLLGQKAGTGGRVELLVVRPAAQHTLTSAALGEAPESLDWVCLGQASKGLKPGQRVSFAGGLEAEIQEALGGGEYRVRFQAPAGTSLAELLDAAGRLPLPPYISREPDATDAERYQTVYARASGAVAAPTAGLHFTQETLAALEARGIHRALVTLDVGPGTFLPVREDDLDKHHMHPERYTVPESTAMAVNAARAEGRRVVAVGTTVVRTLESATDAETGRLRAGPGETTLFIRPGFAFRQVDLLLTNFHLPRSTLVVLVSALLGRERTLEAYAEAVRAGYRFFSYGDAMLVSE
- the secD gene encoding protein translocase subunit SecD, with translation MDRGWWWKFGLIVAVTLGSIWFLIPTYYSLVVLDRDQRNNLAVLEERMPSWAPPAKYRLNLGLDLQGGIHMVMRVDTKTALQKRTERRAQQIVNYVNDKKLGEVTADTDPEKLEVTLTAKDPATMDAIQKEVLATFTDFKEVSRSGAALTLVQDESQANVFRTEAVDQAMLVIRRRIDKWGVAEVDVRKLGSDSIQISLPGRSNPEQAKELVGTTAQLEFRMVDDSNPQFFAQLLQATPPPEGSDITLTTEGGFPQLQAPTREAIISYTQDKVPENRVVLTECIANPVKKNECTSYRSYLLDRNVPLTGESLAGADANISQLNEPEVNISFDPAGAREFERLTEAGVGRRMAIVLDDNVQTAPNINEKISGGSARITMGRMGGRTFEEWLGEAQTLALVLKAGALPAPVTVGEIRQVGASLGDELIRKGGLAAVLGLGLVVLFMALYYKASGLIADIALLLNGLLILAGLAFFNATLTLPGIAGFVLTLGVAVDANVLINERIREELGHGKSARAAVDQGYDRAFWTIFDSHVTALISAFILFFTGTGPVRGFATTLIIGLLASLFTSITVTRVIMTYFVHGRNAKVVSV
- the tgt gene encoding tRNA guanosine(34) transglycosylase Tgt, which gives rise to MGEQQEVKQQGGKGDTRVEPGMVRFELLHEDASGTKARRGRLHTPHGPVETPIFMPVGTVGSVKGVGPDDLLTLDAQIILGNTYHLMLRPGEALVGELGGLHRFVSWNRPMLTDSGGFQVFSLSGKRKITEEGAAFQSHLDGARHFLTPERSIDIQETLGADVIMAFDECPPSTEDRAYLEASLARTTRWLHRCVKAWSRERSSLFGIVQGGLHEDLRKRHAEEVCAVDLPGYALGGYSVGEAPEAMHDGVAYSAPLLPRDKPRYLMGVGTPVDLVTCVEHGVDMFDCVLPTRCARNGLLFTSEGKVVIRNAAYARDPRPVDPACACYTCRNFSRAYLRHLFAAQELLAMRLNTIHNLHYFLGLMAEVRRAVAEDRFAAFARDFRARARAQEAERTRGR
- the secF gene encoding protein translocase subunit SecF, which produces MQILKNKTNIDFISKRKPALFLSTLLNLAIIVGIAAFGFNFGVDFAGGTVVEVKFDHPVTAQEVRERAEKGGLPDVSVQNIGAADENTFLIRMGGVTQLNEESGAKGKEALEALGGVRNVYSDLANGIIRFRSEQPMDAAAVTKAVESAGIGVQEVRDLGEAQGGTGYDYQVVASGMADRVVAALGAGLEKPDFEQRRVDYVGPQVGKQLRNRGIMALLYSMVAILIYVAFRFDFKFGPGALVAMVHDVIMVSGYYLVSRREFNLTAIAALLTVVGYSVNDTIVIYDRIREDMAKFKGKPFAEVINIAINDTLGRTILTSGTTALSLIGLLIFGVGEIFDFAMAMLVGIVVGVYSTIYIASPLTIWLDERAAAKEARLRASGNVDHQQPNAA
- the recJ gene encoding single-stranded-DNA-specific exonuclease RecJ is translated as MRWLLPDVVEQEVASLAGELSLHPLAAKVLLHRGYRTPESASAFLSDRLADLPDPFRMKGMPAGVDRLIRAIRSREKVTLYGDYDVDGVCSTSLLYLFMKELGAPPATYIPHRLDEGYGLNVNAVERIAAEGTRVLVTLDCGITSVAEITRARELGLDVLVVDHHTVPPTLPPAVAVLNPHQPGCEYPTKALCAAGVAFNFCMGLRKRLRDEGFFASRKEPNLRALMDLVALATVADVVPLTGANRILVSHGLQELSAARRPGVRALKEVAGLDPDASVTAGQVGFRLGPRINAAGRLHDASLGLQLLCSESPETARSLAAVLDRANAERQGIESSILTQALAQAESLKDARGLVLYDEGWHPGVIGIVASRVVERFYRPTVMVGVKDGVGKGSARSIEAFHLHDALSGCAELLTRFGGHKHAAGLTIDADRLPAFREAFEKIAHQRLTPEDLIPRCRVDAVVNPHELDAHAVESLQRLGPFGQGNPEPVLVLRRQVARPRVLQPKSGTGSGHLKLALMDAPELDAIGFNMADRATLVDGPVDLAFQAGFDTFRGQRKLSLRLKDLRVAA
- the yajC gene encoding preprotein translocase subunit YajC, coding for MAESFLILAQAGGGNPLGTLGFLVILVGIMYFVMIRPQQKQLKEHRALLSALKKGDEVVTSGGILGKIHLVDERTVTLEVASGVRIRVLKTAISAKGMVAEAAASAAAAAEKKEEK